One Candidatus Atelocyanobacterium thalassa isolate ALOHA genomic window, GAGCTAATTTATCAGGAGCAAAACTCTGTCGAGCAGAACTCAACCAAGATCCTTACAAGTTTCCTTTCTTGACAGATTTAACAGAAGCAAATTTACAAGGAGCAGATCTAAGTTACGCAGATTTAGGTAATGCTATTTTAGTTAATGCTAATTTAAAAAATGCGGATTTAACTGGTACTAATCTCAAAGGAGCAAATTTACAAGGAGCTATTATGCCAGATGGGAACACATATAAGTCGTTAAATTTTAATAAATAAATATTTTGATAAAGATTACGTAAAATGATTCGTTAAATATTTCTTCACAAGATTTACCTAAATATTTGAAAAGTAATATGACAAAACTTGACTTTTAATAAAAAAAGTACACAATAGGGCAAGTCTTAGCATCGACTTGCCTTATTTATGATCTATTGTAAAATTAAGGTTTGGTATAAAAAATATTGTGTAGTAAGTGTAAAAGAGGATAGCTATTATGTCTAAACGAGTTCCAATGGTCTTAAGTAAGTCTATTAGTAAATTAGGAAAAATTGGTGATTTGGTAGAAGTTGCTCCAGGATATGCCAGAAACTATCTTCTTCCCCAAAAATTAGCTGTTATCGCTACCAGCAGTATTCTTAAACAAGTTGAACAACGTAAAGAGAAAGAATCTCAAAGACTTTTGTTAGCGAAACAAGTAGCAGAAGAACAAAAAGTTTCTTTAGAATCTGTCGAATCTTTCACCATTAGCAAACAAGTTGGAGAAGGGGAAGCAATCTTTGGAACTGTTACTAGTCAAGAAGTTGTAGAAATCATACAAAAGATAACTAATCAAGAGATAGATCGCCGAGGTGTTGATCTTCCTGAAATTAATCAAATTGGTTCTTATGAAGCAACTATTAAAATTCATCCAGAAGTAATTGCTAATATTAAAATTCAAGTAGTACCTGCTTAAAAATATATTTTTTAGTTATTATAGCTTTTTGAACGCCAGCTAAAATCAAGTAAACTCAATAAAAGTTCTGGTATATTACTCTGTAATTTTGTAGTACTTAACTTTACTCTTAAAGGCACTTATAATTATTTAGAAAATCATGAACTTTCTTCATTGAGAATGTTTGGAATGAGAAAATTGTTAATCACTTTTTCTTCTTTTACAAATTACTAAATAAAATTGTTTCCGAGAGTTAAATTGAAAATAATATTTTTCATTTTGATCAATTCTTGTTCATTTATTTGGATAGAGAATTAAAACTTACTCAGGTTTCTAGAATAACTTTATTTTTATTAAATAAAATATTTAAAGAATAATCTTATTTAAATTTTAAAGCTACTAATTTTGGCCTCTAAGTTTATATTATCAACATAAACTTAGGGGTCAAAGTTAGTAGCTTTAAAATTTAACCATATAGTGGCTTTAAAATTTAACCATATAGTTAGAGAATATATTAAGACTTAAAATTTGATATGGGAAAGAAGCCACTGATGAATTACACAGTTTATTATTATCAAAGCTTAATTTTGTGTAATAACTTCGCTTCCTTCAGAAAAGTTTTAGTTAGACTAAAAACTATTGAGGAGGCAAAGTAAAGCTTATGGTAACATTATTAGAAAATCCATTTCGCATTGGACTACGCCAAGAGAGAAACCCACAACCCTTAATACTAGTGATCTTTGGTGCTTCTGGTGATTTAACTCAACGTAAACTCGTTCCTGCCCTCTACAAAATGAAACAGGAACGGCGATTACCTCCAGAGTTAACAATAGTAGGGGTTGCTCGTCGAGATTGGAGTCACGATTATTTTAGAGAAAAGATGCTAGAAGGAATTGAAGAATTCTCTGATGGTATTGGAAATCAAGAATTGTGGGATGATTTCGCTGATGGCCTATATTATTGTTCAGGTAATATGGAT contains:
- the rplI gene encoding 50S ribosomal protein L9 yields the protein MSKRVPMVLSKSISKLGKIGDLVEVAPGYARNYLLPQKLAVIATSSILKQVEQRKEKESQRLLLAKQVAEEQKVSLESVESFTISKQVGEGEAIFGTVTSQEVVEIIQKITNQEIDRRGVDLPEINQIGSYEATIKIHPEVIANIKIQVVPA